From Xiphophorus couchianus chromosome 7, X_couchianus-1.0, whole genome shotgun sequence:
GTTATTGTTTATAAGTTCCTTACTGATAACTCtcaagttttttaaataatagagTAAGTTACAAGTCCAGCACTGACATTAACTGATGAATTATGCAATGATGTCACAGCTCTGTATGAAATGTTAATGTTgagaaaccagatttttttcttgGGATTTTTTTCGGGGCACGTTAGTTTAAACTAATTCAGATTTCTTTACATCAAAACATGTTGTGCATTCTTCACACAGCAACACCAGATAtatgcaacaaataaaacatgaaataatattCTATAGTAATATCACACTCTACTATGAACGCTCAAAATATCTTACAATTGGTCTGACAGAGCATTCTACATCTGACTAAACCTATGAAGAAGCTAGAACCGAGGTTGTTTACACTGACCCCCTACTGGTGGATGAACTCAATcgctctctctttttttaagattaGAGGTGGGATGGTCACAAACCCATACAGCTCTGCCACTGCCACAGTCCTCCAGTCCCTACCCTTCAGGAACACCAAACATGTTGGGTACTCGAGAAAGCACATGCAAAGAAATCACCTGGGCCAAAAGGATGGTACTGAAACCTTGTTCTAACTGGCTGAGAGAGATTCTCAATGTTTCTCTGGCACAATGAACTGTCCGCCCCTGTCTTAAGTCAGCAACTATCGTCTCAACAGGCAAAATCAACCAGAGATGGATAAATCATCTAATGATGCCATCACCATTGAACTCCATATAGCACTGAGAACAACAGGGGGAATTATGTACAAATGCTCGTTCTGGACTACTCCTCCACTTTAAACACAATAACTCCGTTGATTCTTGTTGACAAAATGTATTCTTTGAACATACCCCTATCCACCTTTGAATTGATCAAAAACTCCCTCACTGATCGTCCTTAAACCACCAGACTTGGGCCCCTCTGCTCCTCCACAATAAAAGCTTAGAACAGGTTCACCACAGGGAAGTGTACACATTATGCAGCATATCCACTCACTCCTTCAACACCATCGTTAAATTTGTTGATGGCACTTCTGTCATTGGACCTGGTACAGGAGGAAATGAGTCCTTCCACAAAGATGAAATGCAGAAACTGGCACAATGGTGTGGAAGAAACAACCTACagttaaacacaacaaaaacaaccagatgGTGATAAACTTCTGGAAGAACAGACCTGAACCATTTCTTCTCTGCATGGATGGTGTGGACAGGGATCAGACCTTCAAGTTATTTGGCATTAACATTTCAGAAGACTTAAccttatcagaaaaaaaacgtCAGAGGTGAACAAGACCCAATAACACTTGTAAtaactttgacaaaaacataaaaataaaaaaaacatctgaaacaacaGCTGTAGGTGTCTAGCTGTCACACTACTATTACGTTGGTTCTGGGATACTGCAGGACCAACCGACTTGTTAGTGTTGTGATATAAGGACACCAGCAGTTGCTCTGCTTAATCTTGTCCTGAAAAATGACcatgcaatgacaataaatctaatCTACTCTAAAATACTGAGTAAATTGGGTACTGGTTGGCTCGGCCGATAGAGTGTGTGTACAATGTACAATGGCTGTATTCCTCAACAGGGTTTTCCTGGGTTTGATAACAGAGCTCAGGCCTTTTgctcttccccctctctcacacCCAAAGGGGCAAAAgcaactgaaaaagaaatgaaatagttcaatttcttcttttgtgtttctcttcaCCTTATTTACTGTCAACTTACTGTTCAACAAAGACAGCTAGtgctgttttcttaaaataatttcaaaaaaagattcaaataaactatattttaaaaaacagatttttctttcaatgATTCAATGTTTAATCGTCATTGGATCATTAATGGTTCAATGATTCATTTAATCACCAATGATTAAACATTCAATCACTGAACATCtgattgaatatttaaaaatgagatagtcaaaaataaaatcaacatggtgtgtaaattctgttttttctctattttaataactgagttgaataaacaatataaatacataaaataaatacaaaataaattcaatcagAAGAAACACTATTCCATGTCATGGTTcatcagacagaaaataacactTGATCAACAAAGTTTGTGAATAAACAAAAGAATCTCAAACAGGTTCTAAAATCAATTCATTCAGTAATGTATTACTAGATTATAGCAGCAGTATTCTGGAGTATTAATCAAATAGGTTCAGCGATGTTGTATATAAATATTACTCGAGACAATCAATACCATCTCTAATTATGTACAACCATGTCTGAGCTGAACGGCTTGTTACTAATATCTACTGTCATGTCTTGATACAAACTGTTGATGTGTTAAATATGGATGTTACTGTCACTTTAATGAACTCAGCTCACATTAGTGCTGTGAGTGGATGAAGAAAAGTAACAAACACTGTAAGTTTGAAGCATGGGGTTAGTTTTTATATTCACATAGGAgcacaatgttaaaaatacaaacatggtgcaatttattttagaaacatttatatAAGATCAGCATTACAGACAATGAGAAGTGAACAATTATTTCCCATCTTTTGAGCTCATGTAGCAGATGAAGTACATCTGTTAACCTACAGAAGATAACTTACACAAGGGTGAGTGAGAATTGCTTTACTTGGAGTTGCAAAGTTTACATGCATAAATAGGGTCTGTAGGTGCTTGGTTTCCGTCATTTGAGTTGGGCTTAAACTCATTCATGTGGAAAAATGCGCTTAATTTGCGAACAAAGATTTTAGAGGTTgtgtgaaaagtgaaaaaggttttattcaCTTCCTCAAAGTTTTATATTTGTCTACATTATATTGACCTTACTGGAGCCAGACTGGAATATCTTCAGTGTCACAATGTGTTTAATTGCTTTTCTGAACCAGGGATAAAACATGGCGTAGATTAAAGGGTTAAGACAAGAGCTAATGCAAAAAAGACACAGCACAGCAGCAGACGTGTTAAACGATACATCACCTCCTAGAGCAGCACAGTAAAATGGACAGAAACATATTAGAAACACAACAACTAAAATACCAAGAGTCCTGGCTGCTTTCAGCTCAGATTTTCCTACTGCTGCTGAACGCTGCAGGGACACAGCTGTAACTGAGGAGCGGATGGCTCTGGCCTGAAAAACGGCCACTACAAACACTCTGGTGTAGAGAATTATGATGACTGTAACTGGAACCGTAAAGGTTAAAAGTAGATCTAAAACTGCAGCACCAaaatcaatgaaaaacaaacactctcCTTGACAAGAAGGCTTTTTTGCACTTACGCCATCCTTCACAAATGTAATGCAGTATAAAGCTGAATAAATCCAGCACAGACTGATACACAGTCGTATTCTTGTCACAGTGATTCTCCTGTGATAATGCAGAGGGTAACATATAGCCACATAGCGGTCAACAGATATGAGAACGACATTTCCAACTGACACACAGGAAATCATACTGACAATATGTATGTACAGTAAACACATGACATCACCAAGAAGCCAGCAAGATGTTAGTCTGACAGCTTCACCTGGACAGAGAACAAAGCCCACCATGAAGTCTGATATGGCCAGAGACAGAAGCAGGAAGTTGGTGTTTTTTTGAAGCTGCCTGGGgaggaaaacagaataattCAACAGGAAAAAACTGgaagtgtgtttttaaatgaacaagcATAATTACTACAAGACAACAGTTTGACAGTTTCGTATGATAggcaaaatgtttcaaatgcaaTCATCTGGCGGTGAAGGTTTTCAATGAAATGAGCTTTTCTTTGCCTGAAATGGGAGACGGAAATGATAACAAGCAGATTGAGTGTCGCAGTGAGCACACTgatgaaaaacagcagaaacacaagTGGGTTCCTTGACATTTTTGGCTTCCTACACGAAGTGTTGTAGAGCTGTGGAAAGCAGAGTTCTTCTATGTTATATACCTCCATTGTCAAAGACCCTGAAAGATTAATGACTGTGGTGGCTCTCTGATCATAACTCTTTTCTGCATCCTTTTTTATCTCTGTATGGCACACATACACAACAACTGGCCTCTGTGGTCCTTCGCCCTGCCCACTTCACACATCTCAGCTCACCCTTAGCAACCAATGTTGCTTTTCTCTCGAGCCTCCTTTCGTTTTCCGGTCAGTCTTCAATTTTACAGTTAATTTTCAACTAGTTAAAAGCGAAAAagattcagaaaatattttcctgaTTTATACAAACTATATCTTTgtacaaatgtacatttaaaacttACTTATGTTAAGGTGTGAGATTTTCTGACTGGGATTAATGATGGGGATTACAACACCAGAAGTGAAGAGGGTTAATATGTTAATGTTGACTTTATAACTCAGCAGTCTGCCATCCAGAATCTCAGAAATCAGTATCGGTAATCAAAAAACTACCAATTTATTTATCAGGAACTGGCAGATTTTAACAAGTTGAAATTGTAATGTAAAATTCTAGActaactggaaaataaaaggaaacgTAAGtgaaaaaagatcattttaacCACATTTATTGTCACCGCTCACTGCAAAACTTTGTTGTGATTGGAGCAGCTCGTCTCCTGAGACTCCTTCTCAAGAAATACGAACTAAAAGGGAAAATACTGGGCAGAGACAGAACCAAAGCTTACAGGTAATCTGTCTTCCAGCTGACTGTCATCCAGGGCCTGCAGTGGAGTCTTTTAAGTACCTGGGAACTGAAGTGGACACACACTTGGATTTTAAGAGACACACAGACAGCACCTGTAATAAAGCGCAACATCTCTACCAGCTGAGAAAACTGAGATGTTTTAGTGTTAAGGAGATTTTAACTCTGGGTTACAAACCATTAGGGctataaaacaaatcattaacAATATATATTGCATTAGACATGAGATCAATATGAATAACACATCTGATGGCATGTTCAGTATTCAATATATAGACTATCCACTGATCCACTGTCTTGAGACGCCAGACAGAATCACCTCAAAGCCGTGTGGACGTCTTTCTCCATGGCTTCTCTGAATTTCTCTCATGCCTGAGTTCTTACCCCAGTAACCTCCCAAGCCACATGGCGTTTGAACTGCCgatacccatcagctgcttctgggGTCCTACAAGCCAAGAAGACCCGATTgaactccttcttcagcctgacagcatccctcactGAAGATGTCCACCAACGGTTTTGAAAttatgagacatttttgttcgagctgcatctttaaaatgatgttcaAAACAGCAGGcataccaaaataaaattcacattaaaaaaatacaaaaataatttatgcatttaaaagaaattatgtgaaataataataaaaaaaatgattataaaCATCCTTCAAGGCATTAAGGCATGGTCAGTTTGGTGCTAACACAAAGGCAACATTCAGGCTTCGGTGGATGGATTACTTTGTGTGAGACTGGACAACAGGCACTGACAACCTTGCAGCCACAGCTCTGATACGCTGCCTTGACAATGGATGTGCCCACATTGCACCTgaccctttggcccctcccaaaGGTGGTGAGCCCATAGGAAAGGGGACCCACGTCTCCTTTGCAGGCTGTGCTAGGTTGGCCTCCATGGGTTAAAGACCGGCCACCAGGCGTTCATCAATGTGCCCcacctccaggcctggctccagagtgggatCTCGGTGACCTGCATCCGGGTGAGGCAACCCTGTTTCCAATGATTTTGCTTGTCATAATGGGTCTTCAGGCTGTGCTTAGTCTGGTTCCTCTGTCTGCTGCCATGGGTACCTGTGAGCTGAAGTGGAcacagacagcatagctcctaggatcacctagacactcaaacccctccaccacgataaggtggcagcccttAGAGAGGAGCACAAAAATGTTCCATTGAACGTCAAGCATTTTTCAACCGGTACGGCAATCGAGGTTGGATTTGTTACACCAGCTGGCTGTGTTGTTCACTTTggcatttaatttttaaaaaaaaatttattaaaagtgtGAGATATTGCTATTTTTCCCTTCACTTTGCTAGCGTTCATTGTTGCATCTAATGAAATAGTAGTGTAACAGGCACTTGTCTACCCATGtgttatgttgtttgttttgtgttttttggacaGACTGTACTGAAATGTCACCTTCCCCTCTTTAGTAGTTCCCCTCCAGGTTACTAATAAAGGTattattctttttcttgtatacaccagtaacagtgaTAGTAAAGTGCTGAGAACAAACCCTTTGAGCTTTTGAGTCTTTTTGGGAATTATGCAACACGTTTTTCACACCTGGATTTTGGGATCCTCTGCCATTCTTCCTTCAGATCCACTCCAGTGTCATCAGGTTGGTGGAGCCATTTTCAGGTCTCTCTAGACAGCCCTGAAGGTCAGGGCTTTGGCCGGGCCAGTTAAGAGTGGTTTCCAAGTTGTTCCAAAGCCACTCCTTTGTTATTTTAGCTGTGTGCTTCGACTCATTGTCTTGTTGGAAGTTGAACCTTCGACCAAATCTGAGGTCCTGAGCACTCTGGAAGAGGTTTcctttaatgaaacaaaaagtgaaaaactgaaaagggGTCTGAAAACTTTCCATACCCACCGgacttagcaggttttctgggggaagcCATGCAGTAAAATAGGTCAAACTGAATAACAAGAATAGCCagtgaaaaacagcaaacatacTTTACGCACGTGACATTGCCAAGTGGAAGTTGCTATGGATGGTAGGTAGGGAGGAGCTGTTGTTGTGAACTGTTTGCCAGAAAGAGATAAAGTGACATAAAGAGGAGTTACAATCACAGAGCTGTCTTGGCTCTTATCTTTCATGGTCTCTGATGATGGAGGTTCATGATGAAGAACTTTGCTTTCCACAACTCCTCAACACCTCCTGTAGAAAACCAACAGTTCAATGGCTCACCGCTGTGTTTCTGCAATTTCTGGTCTCCTTCAACTGTGTGGTTACTGTTGCTCTAAATCTGCTTGTTATCATTTCAGTCTCCCATTTCAGGCAAGGAAAACTTATGGTGAAACTATATATTCACTATTTCTGCAATGTTTGTAATGTCAGTAAAATGTCAGTAAATCAAATTCTAGACTGCATCTAAATGCTTAATCTGTGATGTTTCTGTGttctagtttattattattcttttctcCTTCCCAGGCAGCTTCACAAAACCACCAACTTCCTGCTTCTGTCTCTGGCCATATCAGATTTCATGGTGGGCCTTGTTGTTTTTCCAGGTGCTGGCTCCAGATTAATGTCTTGCTGGTTTCTTGGTGAAATCATGTGTCTACTTTACACGTACATTGTCAGTCTGATAGTCTGTGCCTCAGTTATAAATGTCGTACTGATATCTGTTGACCGCTATGTGGCTATATGTTACCCTCTGCATTATCACAGGAGAATCACTGTGACAAGAATACGACTGTGTATCAGTCTGTGCTGGATTTATTCAGCTTTATACTGCGTTACATTTGTGAAGGATGGCGTAAGTGGAAAAAACATTCCCTGCCAAGGAACATGTGTGATTCTTGACTATAACGCTTTTGCTATTGATCTTGCTTTAACCTTTACAGTTCCAGTTACAGTCATCATAATTCTCTACACCAGAGTGTTTGTAGTGGCTGTTTTTCAGGCCAGAGCCATCCGCTCCTCAGTTACAGCTGTGTCCCTGCAGCGTTCAGCAGCAGTAGGAAAATCTGAGTTGAAAGCAGCCAGGACTCTTGGTATTTTAGTCATTGTGTTTCTAATGTGTTTGTGTCCATTTTATTGTGCTGCTCTAGGAGGTGATGTATCGTTTAACACGTCTGCTGCTGTGCTGTGTCTTTTCTGCATTAACTCTTCCCTTAACCCTTTAATCTACACCATATTTTATCCCTGGTTTAGAAAAGCAATTAAACACATTGTGACACTGAAGATATTCCAGCCTGGCTCCAGTAAGGCTAATATACTGTAGACAGAAGGAATGTAATTAcaagttcagatttttatagCCTGGAATGCATTAATTAGCATAAACAGGATTTTTTCACTGAGCTCCTTGTCTTTAAATAATATCATCaaggtttctttctttttttaatatgtcaGAAATTATACATTCTTGATATTGTTAGTTAGTGATTCTTAAGTGACATGAACCTGAACCCTCAATTCATGTGATGCCAGAAATTCTAAATTATCCACAATAAACTGTAACATGACCCAGATTTTAAATGCCCAGCTTGGATCACAGTGACAAAGCATTTTATAGGGTTCACACACCCGAaagcacgcccacacaccccccacacacacctgaCTCAAACTGAGGTATTGGAACCACGAGAAAAGTAAGCTACCAGCTAATCACCTCCATAGCAATTCTGCTCTGTAGATTATGCATTAATTTTAGGTATGTGTAATGAAAGTCTCCTGTTGAAAAAGATTTGGCCCTCTGTTTGGGTTTAAtgattgtaaaattaaaacaaacctctTCCTGTAACTGTGcttgttgctttattttctttataaaaaccCACTGAGCACATCAAAATGGTCACACGGGTCAAACATAGTTAAAAGACAATTAGACcattgaaacaaatttaaaagaaagaaaaatatatatattatggagccttggcgaaaattcaaactgggagactcgaccagcttcaccacatcacctaatcactacgcccgaccgcagccaatctggaccggagcttcacgccgctccagccaatcgtcgtccaaagacaccttcaaaagtccaagctaccctggggtcttcctgctcgtcagccgtgcttcgacccacctcctccccttctccaccttcaccatgagggtcgtcctccaggatcccttgtgctcttcctctccaagctccgctccaccaccagtttcggtCCCGGGGGGGAAGATTATCCCAagctcgccgagcagaccgcctgctcacggctaccctcggctcacggtcttctgccgggtccgaacgccaaagaaattgtagcattaaatctttttaactgcttttttcttctccgtgtgagtctctccagattgaactAGTGTTTATCATCAACCTCACAAATCTGACGTGAgttgatcaaaaatatttaatttgtgtgtGCTGACCAAACTAATTCACATACAAAATTTGTCAGTCAACATATCATATTATATCATATCAACATATCacttcttaataaaaaaaaaataggaccaaacattaaaatgcataaaacagaacaacaacaacaacattagAAACTTTGCTTTCTATGCACACAAGAACCGCCCAACTTACAAAAACCCTTGAACTTATGACAAACATCACATAAGGCTGCCTTTGATTAAGGTTGCACCAATATTCGTTAATGCTagaaatgtgcaacatttaatcaaattcatttgagcaaggggaaaaaattatttgtattcaaCCTCCCTAGGATTCCTTTTCAGAGCtctgtttgaaaattacatgTCAAAAATTAGCTAAATACATGTCAGAAACTGACTTTTACTGGTGTAGcagtaaatgcaacatttcaggGAATATTTTTGACCTGCAAACTTGAGTTTGTTTGAGTAGTGACAGTTCTGTCAGGTGGAATGGATCAGAACGCTGGCATactattgtgagaagcttgtggaTGGAAACCTAAAaagtttgacccaagtcatacagtttaaaagacaattaGTTTTGACACTCACCAAATGTACGAAGCCTTCTGAATGCGaagaaagtaacaaaaataaataaataaatctcggTAACACTTTCTCACTAAGGCTTCTggcatttagaaaatagaaataattttggtcattctaactgacctaaaacaggagaCGTtgggtctgatttaacttcagacattACATTACAATATAATGTCCCCTCCTGTCCAGTAGGTGTCTCTCCAGGCCGCTATgcgtttctcttttttttcgtTTCAACAAGCAACTGAACACACTGCTAACTGAACATACCGGGCTGATGATCCTCTGGATCAGACACTCTTCTCATATTGACTGTGCAGTTTTCCCAGAaccatatattttttctataaataaattattgtttgtGGAGATTTTCTCATCTGGCTCCCATTTTTTCATCGCCTTTGAGCTAGCTGGTCATCACATTACGTAAGttttgctaatgtcaaaaaacacagaatttcacaattgcagtgtttGCATTAAATgaggaattaaataaaaattacatgtgaataagcttgttcacgcaATAAGCCATTAGAAATCAATGAAGCAGTGGATGTAAACTGTTACATGtcatatattcatatttcaaacGTCAGAgctagcgctcatcatctatcTGCCGTCGGAGGAGACATTGTTGTCAGAACAACAAGCTGCTTGTACGGCCACAGCCACATGTGGAGTTTTGGGGAAATTATAGTTGGGGATTTTGCAGAAGATATTCTTAAGAAAATTGCCCGTTCTGTTAGTGGGCGAGTTATGGACGACCTACAAAGATTGCGAGTGCAATTGATTGCAGGTGCAAAAgtttcataacaaactgtcacaacatggtgagagttttaacaaatatgtaaagaagatatttaaaaataaataaaagttacatactccACCTTCAAGGAACTAATGTGGACATTGTTATATCTTTTGTTGAGCTGATTTTGTTCAGAATTACATTTTGagtaaggattttttttttattgtgggaTTACAAATAACTAACCCTGGCCAAAAGGGTTAGTTATTTGAACTAACAACTAGAAAATGTGCCATCACACATTTGaatgtagagaaaaaaagaagactgcAAAAGATCGATATGGGCAGATTTATTTGAATGAGACAAAAAATTGTGTCCGTGTGCCTTCTTTTCCTACCAAGAAAATGGTTCTGATCCCAAATGAAAATATATCGTCACAACAACCTTTAATGAAGAATTGACCTAATGGTTGCTCATAAAAATTGAAAGAAGGTACAAAAAAACatgcctttgtttttctcttgtaatcatacaaacattaaatgtttaaagttaaatgaaacattgaaaGACAGATGAATGAAAACCCACTGGACTTCATTACCGTAAGTTGGCCTCACGGGAGCCCGGGTCCAGTATCTGCAGACTGATGATGCGTTTGATGGCTTTCCTGAACCACGAGTAAAACAGCGCATAGATCACAGGGTTTAGACAGGAGTttagataaaacagaaaaaccacaAGTGAACCATGAGACGTGCTGGACTGATTAACTTCAATAAGAGAATAAAAGCAATAGGGGCAGAAACATGCAAGGTATATGACAATAAGAATCCCAAGCGTCCAGGCTGCTCTCAGTTCGGATTTTGTCGCTGTTGAACTTTGTGGATGTTGGAGTGTGATGACTGCAACGTGAGAGTGCACAGCACGGGCCTGAGACACGGCCACCACAAACACTTTCATGTAGAGAACTATGATGATGGTCAAAGGAAACACGAAGTTCAAAACGACATCGAGAGTTCCAGCAACAAAGTTAATGAGAAGTGCACATTCTCCAGTGCAGGAGTTACTTCTTCCCGGTTGGATCATGTCATCCTTCAAAAAGAACACGCCGTAGAGGGCATTCCACagccagcacacacacacacagcatttgGCTTTTGCCGTGGAGATTCTGGTGGGGTAATGCAGAGGGTCGCAAATGGCAACATAGCGGTCGACTGAAATGAGAACAATGTTCCCAGTGGAAGTACAGACTATGTGAACAACTAgataaaagtacaaaacacaGACGACGTCACCAAGAAACCAGCAGGCTGTGCTTCTGTAGATTTCTAAAGGCATCAACAGTAGACCAACAAGAAAGTCTGACACAgccagagagaggaggaggatgttAGTGGGTGTGTGAAGCTGcctggaagaaaacagagaacatCAATAATCCGTTTACTATGTCATTAAATCTGTCAGAGATGATCACAGAGGTCCTGGAAATATAActtcacatttcaaaaacattgaaatatagGTTGATGCTAGGACATTAATATCTGCCTGAAATGGGAGACTGAGATGATGATGAGCAGGTTGAACGCTACGGTGATCAGTGAGATGAAAGACATTACAGAGTTCAGGAGAACGGCTTCAGACCAGTGAAGTGTGGGCTTCCTGCAGGAGCTGTTGAGGAGATGTGGGAAACAGAGATCAGTTCTGTCTTGGATCTCCATCCTGAGAGAGATCAAGTGTTCACCACACTCCCTGTTACCCACTGATATCTGTTCATTAAGTCCACGTTGTGCATTAGTCTCTGGAGGGAATCTATTGTCACTCCTCCCTCCTTCTTTTCTCAGAGCATTGCAAACATGTTCACATGTAGTC
This genomic window contains:
- the LOC114148876 gene encoding trace amine-associated receptor 13c-like, whose amino-acid sequence is MEIQDRTDLCFPHLLNSSCRKPTLHWSEAVLLNSVMSFISLITVAFNLLIIISVSHFRQLHTPTNILLLSLAVSDFLVGLLLMPLEIYRSTACWFLGDVVCVLYFYLVVHIVCTSTGNIVLISVDRYVAICDPLHYPTRISTAKAKCCVCVCWLWNALYGVFFLKDDMIQPGRSNSCTGECALLINFVAGTLDVVLNFVFPLTIIIVLYMKVFVVAVSQARAVHSHVAVITLQHPQSSTATKSELRAAWTLGILIVIYLACFCPYCFYSLIEVNQSSTSHGSLVVFLFYLNSCLNPVIYALFYSWFRKAIKRIISLQILDPGSREANLR
- the LOC114147624 gene encoding trace amine-associated receptor 13c-like, which gives rise to MEVYNIEELCFPQLYNTSCRKPKMSRNPLVFLLFFISVLTATLNLLVIISVSHFRQLQKNTNFLLLSLAISDFMVGFVLCPGEAVRLTSCWLLGDVMCLLYIHIVSMISCVSVGNVVLISVDRYVAICYPLHYHRRITVTRIRLCISLCWIYSALYCITFVKDGVSAKKPSCQGECLFFIDFGAAVLDLLLTFTVPVTVIIILYTRVFVVAVFQARAIRSSVTAVSLQRSAAVGKSELKAARTLGILVVVFLICFCPFYCAALGGDVSFNTSAAVLCLFCISSCLNPLIYAMFYPWFRKAIKHIVTLKIFQSGSSKVNIM